A genomic window from Gossypium hirsutum isolate 1008001.06 chromosome D10, Gossypium_hirsutum_v2.1, whole genome shotgun sequence includes:
- the LOC107916192 gene encoding major pollen allergen Bet v 1-F/I has protein sequence MGVVTYEFEVTSPVAPTRLFKAFVLEGAKVYPKAAPHAIKSVELEGDGKPGSIVKINFVEGLPFQYMKHMIGGHDESNLSYSYSLIEGGPLGDKLEKISYENQFVADASGGSVCKSSIKFYTIGDYVITEDEIKALIQRSEVVYKAIEAYLLANTDACN, from the exons ATGGGTGTTGTAACTTATGAATTTGAGGTAACCTCCCCAGTCGCCCCGACCAGGCTTTTCAAAGCCTTTGTTCTTGAAGGTGCCAAGGTTTATCCCAAGGCTGCCCCTCATGCAATTAAGAGTGTTGAGCTCGAAGGTGATGGTAAGCCAGGAAGTATTGTAAAGATCAATTTTGTTGAAG GTCTTCCATTCCAATATATGAAGCACATGATTGGCGGACATGATGAAAGCAATTTGTCATACAGTTACAGTTTGATCGAAGGTGGACCTCTCGGGGACAAGCTTGAGAAAATTAGCTATGAGAACCAATTTGTGGCTGATGCAAGTGGAGGAAGTGTTTGCAAGAGCTCGATCAAATTTTACACCATTGGCGACTATGTAATCACTGAAGATGAAATCAAGGCTCTCATTCAAAGGAGTGAGGTAGTTTACAAGGCTATTGAAGCTTACCTCTTGGCTAACACTGATGCTTGCAACTAA